GAAAACAGCAACCATGTGTATGGACGCGCCATTGACCATGCTACGCATGGAAGGAAGAGGCTGGGCTGAAACTTACCTCCCGCACGAGCGAATGGGGATGGCGCACGCTCCAAACCAACGTCCCCAGCCTCCAAATATGGAGGCTTGCAAGCCAGATATGAAGTGCCCTCCATAAATATGGTAACTTCGAGTAATATGGCGACTCTGTTAGAGTGTGTTTTTGGGTCAGAATCCTCATATCAGCGGCTATTATGCCGATCGGCCTGATATGACGACTCTGCAAGGGTTGCTCTAATATCTCTCCATCTTACTTACAAACATTAATGTGGATAACCCATACAATAATATGTCCATAAGCAGTCAAATTTTAGCCATAGCTACATGTGAGAAAAAAATTACATACAACATCTATACAACAACAAAATTACCGTTTGTAAGTTATCACCAGAATTTATGCGTGTCTAGATGGATTGTTCTAGTGGATTCTAGGAAATTACAAGCTCAATGGCCTTTTGTAGAGGGTCTATTTGTCGACTACACTATAGAGAACTGCTGGCAAAACAAGAAAAGGACACCGCCTTACTTTTATCGCTTATTAGGAGTGACACAATCGACGACCAAAGAAAGGTAATACTACCAAATTGTCAGCAGAGCTCACGGAGAATTGTCCGCCACGAGCCACTTTCCTCTGCCTATCAGCATGCACCGCTAGGACCAGAAACCGTTTGCGTGCTGATATCGCGGTGGCCATTAGCCAAGTGGACAGTTTGGTTGGACTTGGATTTCTGTTACAACTATCTGTCCAACTGAACTTCTGAGTAGGCAGCCAAGTGGATATTAAGTCACTGACGTGACTTACTTGAAAGAGACACAGTAGCTAGCCAATTTGATAGCAGCTAATTGGCCTAAGAGGCGCCCATGTTTGCTTTGTCGGCAAAAAGAGAAGTGTGATGGTCAGATGGATATGTACTAAGCGATAAAAGTGAAGGCGGTGTCCTTAGGTTAGTGGAAGAAAAAATACAGGGCAATAGTCTATTCTCCACCAGGATTTTGTGTATGAGTTTCCAGTGTACCAGCATTACTACCGACATAAAAGTATTTGTTCTTTTCCATTTGCATTTCGCAGGTCTGTCTATAGCAATATCAATCCATATGATATGAAAGAAAAGGAAACCCGTCCAGCCTGTCTGCTCAGCATCCACAACTCCACGAGTGATTGCTTAATTATTATCCTCGCACATGCATGCATGTCCACCAGAACATATCCAGTGATACACACGCACATTTTTTTAGGAGCGGCTATAGGTCAATCAACTGAATTCCACGATGTGGTCAGTCGATTCCTACAAAGAAGAAATGGAAAACTGACTGACTCAAAATTAGGGCCAGTCGATCAGCCCAACACAGAAACATATCATTCAGCGTTGTTTTTCTGTTTCTTCTGCCTTCTGTGCCGTCCAAAGCTAAACGGGCTAGAACCCGCCAAGGATGAAAACCCACCCACTCAAAAGGAAATCCAGCCTGTGTGCTCAGCATCCACAACTCCACGAATGCTTGCTTATTATCCTCGCACATGCATGCACAAGAAAACAGCACAAACCTTGTGGGCGCTTGGGTTGATTAAATCCTTGTGAAAATGTTGTTGAGATCTCAACTGATTGCTATGTCAAACGACCGGTGCCATTAGTCGCACAAGATCGAGCCTAGCGATATGAAATGATAGCTTTCCGTCGAAGCAAGGACCGGCGCACCACAAGGAGCTAGCTACCAGATGCACGTACGGGTGGTCGGCACAGGCCATGCAGCCAAAACCTGACATTTCCGGTCACTGCTAGCTACTCCATTACCTGCATCCACATGACCTTTACTTGTTAATCTCTGGTCAGCACCGGCCGAGCTCCGGCGACCCTATCGCGCACCACTTCGGACGGAGCTCGGCCGCCGGCCGTCTTCTCGCACATCGGGCCGGTGGATTAATTTGGTGGAACCCGTGGAAAGTGCACGGAACAACTCGGAAACGACTAGCTACCAACCGATTTGATATGCTTTATCTCGCGCCCCTGCACGTCGCTCTAGTGCTACACTAGCTACTTACTTTTCTGGAAGGTGCTACACTAGTTTCGTACGGGCTCTTCAAGGACACGCCTATATAAACCAGCCACCTCCTGTCCGGAATGGCATTGCATGCATTCTGGCATTCATCCAGCACATATCTATCTGCTCATCACTCGCAGAGTTGCCCTGGCATTTCCGTTGAGCAGATACTTGCTCCAGGCACCAGGTACAGGTTTCTAAACTTtgcatggccatggccatggccaaggCTTGCGTCGTCTGCCGTGTGGTGCTGGTGGTGTGTGCGCTCCTGCTTCTCTCGTCCACCTTCGTGGTGGCTGAGGCAACTTTTGGACAATTGGATCATGGGAGAAAGGCCACGGTGGCGGCAACAGCAATGGCGACAAGGCGTTTTGTGAGGAAGCTTCTgcgggaggaggtggtccaggcGGACGACGACGGTGTCGTTGACATTGGCGGCTCCAAGAGGAAGAGCCCTGGTGGCCCAGACCCGCAGCATCATTAACGGTGTCGTTGACATTGGCGGCTCTAAGAGGAATAGCCCTTGTGGCCCAGACCCGCAGCATCATTAACTGAGGTCGGGGTCTCCTTGCATGCAGTTTCTCTACAACGGCATCATATACATGGGACCTAACTCCCAAGATAGATTGATCGATCAAGTTTGCATTATTGTCTTGATATAGCGAAAGAGATGGTTTTGTTTCGCAAGCATATATGTATACATGTTACATACACCATATAGTAGGAGAAGCAGCACAAGTTCGTGGAACAGATCAAATGTCGTGACTCGTTTTgtcaaaaggaataaaatttaattttcCAATCGCGCTTTTCCACCCTTTTGCGCAAGTTCCAGTTTTTTCTTTTTGACTGGTACACACGTTTCAGTTATGTGGGATTGTCTACTACACTAGTCGGTGTCCAAATGTTACTTAAGTCTCCCCGTCACATTCTAGTATTTGGATAAAAACCTTTTCATTCCTTTTTTTGCAGGGAAAAAAACTTTTCATTCCGTGGTCAACTTGAGCATTCAATATATACTGTGGATGCATTTTACTCAATCCGATGACAAATTTTCGCACACAAACTTCAGGACGTAACGTTGTAATCCTTACACACTGATTGTTTAATTTTGACCGCACGACCCACACTGATTGTTCTTACAAACTGCTGCTAGTTTTATCTACATTATTTATGGCCTTTTTCAAAGGGGATACAGACTAGTATTTGTCAACTAACCTAACTGATCCGGAAACCTTATGTAAGACCTACACTACTGAAAAACAGTACTACTTTCTGCCAACGCAGCAAAGAAGGGTGTACGCAGCACCAAAATTGCCGACAAAAGATGAAACCGGCGTGGCCCTATTTTATCCACACATAGACGAGATGATGGACGACCAAAAAAaggtaatactccctccatcccgaatTATTTGCCGCAGAAATGGATGAGGGAGCACTATAAGATTGTCAGTATGTTAATTAAATCCGCCTAAACGTGCACCGCCGCCACCAGAAACCGTAGGCTGTGTGAAAAGCACTAGTACATGCTTGTATGCTGATATCCTTGTGGCCATTAACCAAGTGGACAGTTTGGTTCGAGTTGGGCTTATCAGCTGTCTGTCCAACTGATTTGGTCAGCAAAACTGGCCAAGTGCACATCAAGCTCCAAGCCCCTGACGCGATTCAAAAGTGGCATGTGTGCTGGTTCATGCATGCCATTCTTAATTAAAAAAAGCGGGATGAGCTCACCAATTAGCTAATTGATCTAGGTAAGAGGTAGTCTTGTTTGCTCTGTCGACAAAATGAAAAGGGTGACGGTTTGATGGATAACTCTAGAAAGTTTAGACTGTCCTTTCCGAAGAAAACATGTGTTGGTTTATTACTCAATTTTTGAATAAGCAGGTTAAGCCAGTTAGCGACCCTGGTGGCGCGGTAAGTTTGCCCCTGGCCCGCCCTGCCTCCCAGCGCCTTCTCGCCTTCTCGGAGCGAAAATAGTTTAACCTCCTCATGGCCGCGGAGTATATTTAGGATTCGAGAGGTGCGAGGAGGATAACCAAATTTATCCTCCTCTAAAGCTTTATTGGGGGTCGGTTACACATTTCCTAAAGACACTCAATCCTGCTCGGAATGGCATCACATGTATTCTGGCATACTCTCGGTATATCGAGCGCCCATCTACTGATCACTCATAGAATTTCCGTGCCATTATTTGAGTTGAGCAGATCACTTGTTGTAGATTTGGGTTCCTAAATTTGCATATGCATGGCCAAGGCTTGTGTATCCCGTGGTGTGCTGCTGGTTGTGTGCGCGCTGCTGCTTCTCTCGCCTGCTTTGGTGGTGGCTGAGCCGACTGGCCGGAAACGGGATCATGGGAGAGAGCCCATGGTAGCGGCAACGAGAATGGCTGTGGCAGTCCGTCGGGAAGGTGTTGCGGGAGGAGATGGTCCGGACGGATAGCGACGGCAATGTGGACATTGGTAGCTCTAAGAGAAACAGCCCTGGTGGCCCAGATCCACAGCATCATTGACCGATGTCGAGGTCTGGTTGCATGCTGTTTCTATACAACAATATGTTTGCCCGACATCATGTACAGGGTACCTGAATCTCAAGATCGATCGATGGATCAAGTTTGTCTTCTTGTCTTGATGTAGCCGAAGAGATGGTTTTGTTTGCCATGCATATGTATACATGTTACATACATCATCATCGATATATCACAAGTTTGTAGATCAAAATGTTTTGACCAATTCTTTCAATGATTTTATTTAATTTTCATCCACTTATTGCCACCCCTTTCCATAAGCTTCAGTTCAATCATAGTCAGTGCCCAAAATTTATTTTAGTCTCCCTGCCACATTATAGTATTTGGGTTAACAATTTTGCATTCCATGGTCAACTTGTACATAATTTATACACCAGAACTTTTAGTTAACTATGGATAACGAGCATAGCTTAGATGGATAGTAATGCTGGAACCTGCTCATTCGGCACGGTTGGTCGCattttcctgaatttattttaggCTTTCTGGTGCTACTTTTTTAGCGGTATGGCCTGCTCGTCAACTACGAGGTGGCTGTAGCGACTTAGTCAATCTCAATATCTATCGGCTCGATATTCCAGAGATGCTTGGGGTAAAATGAGTGTTTGTGCATGTATGTGAGCATTTGCGTCAATACTCCGCTTCTCAAGAAAAACTTTTAGTTGACTTAGCTAAATGCACACTTCCAGACCAAGTAGTGAGATAGAAGTCATGGAAGTAGCCCATGGGCAAACCACTCATCGTTTTACTCTACTAGATGACtagttgcgccaatggcgcaaagggcgGGAGGGGGCCAAGTATTGTGAGAATATTTAGACACCCAAGTCGAAAACCAAATGTGGCCAACACTCCCGCATCCTCTGCTTGGAAGCCGCCTTTTCTCACCGGATCTAACATAGATACACTATTCTTCAAGAGAAAATTTCAGAGAAAATATAAAGCATGGAAGGCTTTAAGCTGTACTATTGAGACCATACCACCATATCATCATTTAGTTTCTTTGGAAATCTAAAGGTCTAAGAGGATGGTATATGTGAGAAGCTGTGAATCCACAACAAAAAACTAAACTAACTTCCAAACAAACATTTCAAGTTTGGAAGCCACAAAGAAGCAGCCCAGATCTCTTGTTGTAGTGCAAGTACATGTCCTTAATCCTGCATCCACAGCCCATAATTTTTCAACACCTAAATCCACGAAATCCAACCGAAGGAAATCCTGCCAGAAACATGCACCGTGGCTTACGTCTCCGAGAAGGACTTCTTGGCATTCTTGTGCAGGTTGGACACAGCAATCCTCGCTGCGAGCTGCAGAAGAACCACACGGGCATCTTCCTTCACCTTGCCcttggggaggaggggggcaacactTGCAGCGCCGCGACAAGGCTTTGCGAACGCCGCCGGCGAGAGCGCGCAGCAGAGGGCGTCGAGAGTGGCAGCGGCCTCCGCCTCGGCGCGGGCGTAGTGGCGGCGCGACtcgaggcagcacacgaagcagtcgcGCTAGAGCAGCACGCTATGCACAGATGTGTAGGCAAGTAACAAAGATTGGTCAAAGCGAAACAAATTATCCAAAAAAAGAAAGGTTTTATATATTTTCAACCTACCCAGCCATAAAATCAGAGGCTTCTTGATTAACAAAATAAACACACAATTAAGCGGGCATAGGATGTGTACAATCATGTACTGACAAAGATCAGAGGGGTTAGATTATGTTCAAATGAGATAAATCATCAAGGTTCCAATGATAGAAAACGTTGGGCCCGATGCAATGATTAATGTTATAGCACACAGGCAAGCTAGACATCTTTTCTGTCCCTCTATCCCTGCTATTTGAAAACAAGGATCTCCACTGATAGAAAGATGCCAAGGAGAACCAGAATAAGGACAATAAGCAAAGTGAACATTTGAAAAATAAGAACAGAGCATCTTCAAGACTACCTATGTACTCATTCAGAAAATCAGAAGCACCTCAACTAACAATTGAAAAAGGTGCCTGAAATACAATCCCATACATTCTACATGAAGCTATAGGCATAAATAACAACCAAGGCAAAATCAAAAGAACTAAAAATATGTGCAATACATAATACTTTTAGGAGATCAGGTGTACAGTCCCATACAAATATGAGGCATGTGTCATACAATCTCTATATTCAAAAGAGTTGCATCATACCTATATGTACACAGTTCCTAATGCATTCACATATTTTTCTTACAACCCATACGATAATCCAAGCAAGGTTTTTCTTTCTTGACCTTTATCACGAGACAAAATGCAGTATAGTATACCCAAGGAATAAAGTAAAAAGTAACAAAATAATGTCTAGTACTAACACCACGAGCTTAGAGCATTATGTGTGTTGTTGTACAAATGAAACAACCTTGTAACATTGGTACAGTCGCGCTGCCTACACACCACAAGATAATCCTTGTTAATAAatcccccattgcaagaaacaaAAGATGGTTCATATAagcaagcacaacattaatttaaGTCAACTATGTGTTCGCATGCTAGTTTCTTATATAGAAAGGTGAGGTACTTGAGGTTTGCGTCAGGGATGAAAGCTTAATTAGTACATTAATAATAATGGCATTCTCGCAATTATCATTTGCGTTAAttcacaaaaaaagaagaagaaaactatgCATTTGTGTTGCTACAGCCTAGCTACCTCCTACCGGTAGATAAACATGGAGAAAATGATCTTTGAGTGGAGATGGTAACACGTTGCATGTGCAGTTAACACGTTACCACAAACCATTTTAAACCAGAGAAGATCTGAGTTGTACCAACACATAGAAGAAGGATACGGAACAAGATGGAGACTCCAAGACCTGCGTCAAGAGCATCGGAAGGTGAAGAAGCCAAAGTAATAGGCAGCGACACCAGCCATTTGTTGGCAGCATGAACTGTAAGTGCGTAGCAGATCCCCATCGCTGTTAGAGGCAACATGCAAGCATTAATTAAGAAACAGATAATGGACTGTAACAAGTATATAGCACATTTGTTGATTAAATTGAAAATGTTGTTATTAATTGTTCTGACCTAGATGCTATTGGCGAGTATAATTAGTAAAGGTACTGTAGGTTTGATCCTGAATTGAAGCTAATACATTTGTGAACAAAAATTAAGTATTCAGGCGATTCAGCAGGAACATAGGTACCTTCTAATTAAACAAAATGCTACTCAGaaactatcactactagggaaaaccttatacacagaaatttagcagtagcgcgtgttaaaaaagcacgctgatgctaagtagcagtagcgcgctgatGTAAACGGCGCTACATAtacagttgtagcagtagcgcgcctaaatataaaagcactactactaaaattcccccggcttagccgataggctacacgtagtagtagcgatctacgtcGAACCGCGCTGccgctacttgctttgtagcagcgcgtttacgctgaaaggcgctactgctaaaggaaacaaaattaaatggaaagcaaatagaaaagtaaatgaaaatgaaagaaatagaaaaaggtgaaaggaaaaaataaactgtaaagaaaaataaatgaaaaaggggaaaaaagagaaTGGAATAGCAGCAGCGCGTTCGAGGAACGCGTTGTAGCTAGCTTATCAGTAGCGCACTTCCTagaacacgctactgctacttctgacttaaccgcgcGATTCGTTCTTCCCCacgaccacttcccccaaatccaactccttCGCGCTGTCGCCGCCGCCATCACCCGTCGGCTGCCACGCGCTCTCCcatcgctctccgcacaccctcgacgccgcccccgaccccagattcgacgccgcccccgaccccgacctcaacgccgcccccgaccccgacctcgacgccgccctccgccgcgcgcccgagccccgaccccgacctcgacgccgcttgcccctccctcgccgcaggcacccgaggtgagcacgcctgctcctccccctcccctacctctgcctagggttcttcaaattttagttgcatcaaattagttagggttcatctatgggtg
This DNA window, taken from Triticum aestivum cultivar Chinese Spring chromosome 1D, IWGSC CS RefSeq v2.1, whole genome shotgun sequence, encodes the following:
- the LOC123176463 gene encoding uncharacterized protein encodes the protein MAMAMAKACVVCRVVLVVCALLLLSSTFVVAEATFGQLDHGRKATVAATAMATRRFVRKLLREEVVQADDDGVVDIGGSKRKSPGGPDPQHH